The genomic window AGAAAACGAACCCGAACTCaagcaaatgaagaaggaaatccAGTTGAAAGAAAACGTAAAGATAGTATTTTATCGTGCGAATGAAAAGTTTGAAAGAAATCCCCATTATGAGCGCCTAGTGTATAACCACTTCAGCAATGCGAAAGCGAACTTTTATTTACTAAAGGGAGgctataaaaattttgaaaaagaatacttctttttatgtataaagaaaaatgtacttaACACAGACTTATCAACCCTCATGGATTTGGAAGCGTATATTATGTACCCCATAAAATTCTGCGCAAACCTTTTCGTTGGAATTGCCACCCATATTCTGTATCCGTCCATGAGAAACtatttgaaaataaattgtgtGTACGATTTTACGGACTGTGGATATGATGTGATAATTGCAGAACAAATGAAATACTTCAGATATAATGTGAGAAACAAAATTGTAGAAAATTCAAATACACGCAGAGGTAGATATGTAAagtatgaaaaatttttggacGTCCGAATGGTGTACGACATTATAAAGAGCATTCTGCAAAATATTTACCTGCACGAAAAAAGCTCCACTGTTAAATCCAATGCTCTACGTGAAAATAAGGATAAGCAAAAggatgtaaaaaagggaacacacGATGAGGAGAAGTCAAGCGCTAGTCCAAATAAAAGACGATCAAAGAAAAAGGTAACGCTCAAAATTTCCAACGAAGAAAGcatgaaaaatggaaatataatAATCGTGTGCAATCAGGGTATGGCAAATAAAACGAGGGAAAAGGTCAGCAGCATAAGTTTAATAATTGCCATGTGCTATCTTATGTACACGAAAAAGTATGACCCCAATTTAGCCATTTTGCATGCCCTTAGGATAAACAATAATTTAGGCATAAATGCTCAAACGATGAATTTTCTACACAAGTTTTACGGTAGCTTGAAGAGGTATCAGTACAACATGGGCGCGTACTATTCgaataggaagaaaagaaaaatggagagaAGAAATGCAACCAATAGTAACCAGAAGGACTCTACTTCGAATGGAAGCTGCAAAACTAAACAAACATGACAGGACATATAATTAGTTAAATATAACACACTAAGGGGAATAATACAAAGTCCCATTTCATCGAATTTATCAAAGGGTACAAAATTGAGAACGACTACATTACGATGAACAACGCGAATGAATACATTCTGCCCACAAATAGGTTATACCTGTTTCGAAATATGCACCTAATAAACGCAATGATTAACAAGCACACGCTTTTTACGAAAACATTCTGGAgtcttcactttttcaaatgCACAACAACAATATTAATGTTGAGGATGAAGATAAGGACGTCAATTTGTACCAATTATATAATGTACTATATATAGCTGCCAAAATTATGGATCATAACAAGGTACAAATATGTTCCTATGGTAAATTGCCATTGCACTTTACAGACATATTAAaaccttttttaataacaaacAATCAATCGCTTGTGGTGAAGTGGAAAATCAccttgtgatttttttttcttttttttgtttttttcctttccaccacACAAAATATTACtgagtgcaaaaaaaaaaaaaaaaaaaaaaaaaatttacaaatgtAAGATTATAAAATGCATGTTGCATTTATGTCCACACATATGGGTGTTCCCCATTTTAGTGTGAATTTTACATgtgagaaatttttttcttcttggaaaaaaatgcccacaCATTGTTACCCAATCCCTTGATAAATACCCACTCGTGTAACATCTTATTTaattcataaattttttcatattcatGAGTTTCAACACACAACTGGAAACTAGTCATCCTGTGAGACAACCATCATAACGGTTTCCTTAACGTAGGTGCACTTTTCCGTTTCTCTTTCGATATATGAAAGCGTTAAAGCATGGGGGCATACTACCATTTGGGGGGCTGTTTTATGCCCACATCACACATACCTcttaatagaaaaaatggcatacACCCCGTAATGCACTTGCgttgagggggaaaaaaaattgacaaaaatgGGGTAGGAAAAACttcgaaaaaatggcaaatggGCACACACATGCACCAACACCCCCGAAACGTTACACATTTCTGAGGTACGCAAATAACGTCGGAAAGGCGTTAACTCCAATTGTCACGTGCGAAATCTCAATTCCGAGAATGCGCCCCAATATAAAGTTAACAATCCttgtgaagaagaagtactTGGTTTCGATAAAgttgaaatatataaaaaccAGGAGGGGACATACGTAAGACAAATAGGTGTTCACAATTTCTTCATTGATTctgcggggaaaaaaggggagggatGAGCTTAATGTTTCGCAAACGGCAACACCACGTTAGCGGGATGGGTAAAAAacgtacatgtgtgtgtatccCCTCGTGGGCACCCtcatgtgtacattcataTACCCAATGACACGCATCAAGGTAGCGATTTTCTCACTCCTTACAGGGTATTCAGACAGTAGGGAAGGTAGGGCTCCAAGATTCCCCATCCGTCAAAGCCAAAAATTGGACAAAtgtttaaaagaaaggaatccACCAGGACGGAAGCAGCGGTCGCAAGAGATATAAATAAAATCGAGTGCGGCTGCACACTTAAATTTTTGCTATTCTTAAAGTATGagtaaaaattgtaaaaaaaaacaagtacCAGGATACACAAAATGTCTGATATGGGGCCcgataaataaattaaagaCATCTGAAATCTGCTTCTTATAAAGTGTAGTTGCAGCCAGTATAAATTTCCTGGTAACCCAAAGCCTGTTGTAAGCAGCGTTATTAATGGTATTACGAGAGTGTGAAAAATGTCTAAATAATTTACTATATCCAGATAGAGGTAGCCTTTGTAAACCATCGTAATGTCGCCGTATTTGTATGCAACAAGCGCGTGGGCAAATTCGTGTAAACACAAGGatatgaaaaaggagaaaaacacaAAGAGGACAAAAACTGCGTAAgaattataataatacaaaatgaagaaaaaaaaagaaaataaataagttaTCATTAGGAATAAATTCCCAATGTAGTAACCATTTGTATTTATCAAAAGGTGAATCCCCGTTGTTATTAACAAAGGGAGCATGGATAGAATAAGCGACACAATATCTGGGTGCCTCTCATAATCGtaacttttttctctgcaCATGTAGGGGTAATTGCTGCCTACTCTTCTGTGTTCCATCCGTGTGTTGCTGCAAAAGAACATGTTGTTTTTTGGATCCATTTTGTCCACTTCAGGGGTTaccttctttcccccttacGTGGTTCATGTTTGAAGGTGCAGGTTGCAGATTGCAGGTTGCTTCGTTATCTTCGTTGTGCTCTCCACACGTCATTTCCGCTGATTcgtttctccccctttgccGCTTCTCACTTAACCGCCTAGCGAAATGAAGCACAGTTACCCGTATCTGCATACGCCTTTCCCTGATTGGCGGAAGGGTCTTATATCCACCGATTTAGAGAAAGTACACTTTCGCAACAGAACAGTGGTTCTCATATTTCCATGGTTGTAACATTTTTCATAGTAGTACACTTTGTGCGTTTTGGCCTGTGTCCCTCCCCGGATATGTTCACAAATGTTTAGAGCTTCTCACCTTCCCTGCGTACACGTGCAAAGGAGTGGCGGCACAAATAACCCCACGTAACGCAGAGCAATTTTTCTGGAAGttcttttctgtttcccCTTAACAAATTTGCCCCTACTTTGTTTCACTTATACACGCTTCACAAAAGAATGCTTTTGCCATTATAATTCTGTTCCCCATGCGGACGCTTACCCGAACTTATCTTTCCATATTATGCgcaaaattcttttttttcctttcccatttATCGCTGCCGTCACAAAAGAAAGgcgcaaaaaataaacctACTGCGCGGCGCACATTTCAAGGGTAAATCGAACAAGGGGCCTATCCACACACACTTGTAGAAAATAGCGCTTACAAATATATGCAGcattaaaagggggaattttatttattttaaaaaaaaaatacgctaAAACGCTTTCTATCTGAATAGcccaaaaagaaagaaacattttaataaattgggttgaaaaaatgggaagcaaAAGCGTTAAATAGGCAACCGTTACCGGTCAGCAGAATGGCGGATttagaaaaaggaagtgccTCCATTTTTCCTCAACTTGTATCCTTAAACCAATCGTGCAACGAtcttatgcaaaaaaaatatgtatatatatttgcagaAAATTTAGAGAACGCATACCCAAAGAGACATGATTAAGTTCCTCATTTTAATGCCACGACGTAGGAATATGAACTGAAAacttaccaaaaaaaaagaaataccaaggttatgttcattttttactgtCCTCGGattagtttttcctttttataaatatattttctgacCGCCtactttccccccc from Plasmodium coatneyi strain Hackeri chromosome 12, complete sequence includes these protein-coding regions:
- a CDS encoding Peptidase, giving the protein MDPKNNMFFCSNTRMEHRRVGSNYPYMCREKSYDYERHPDIVSLILSMLPLLITTGIHLLINTNGYYIGNLFLMITYLFSFFFFILYYYNSYAVFVLFVFFSFFISLCLHEFAHALVAYKYGDITMVYKGYLYLDIVNYLDIFHTLVIPLITLLTTGFGLPGNLYWLQLHFIRSRFQMSLIYLSGPISDILCILVLVFFYNFYSYFKNSKNLSVQPHSILFISLATAASVLVDSFLLNICPIFGFDGWGILEPYLPYCLNTLINEEIVNTYLSYVCPLLVFIYFNFIETKYFFFTRIVNFILGRILGIEISHVTIGVNAFPTLFAYLRNV